A genome region from Arachis duranensis cultivar V14167 chromosome 8, aradu.V14167.gnm2.J7QH, whole genome shotgun sequence includes the following:
- the LOC107462932 gene encoding anaphase-promoting complex subunit 10, whose amino-acid sequence MGGNVAAVACLRDYAFFRDTRCGSAGTRVLVVGGGRLAGGQCNNVDGTSSEIKTVELVKPTGWVYLSLSGTDPRETFVNTFMLQIAVLSNHLNGRDTHVRQIKVYGPRPNPISHQPFQFTSSEFITYSSIR is encoded by the exons ATGGGCGGCAATGTCGCCGCGGTGGCGTGTCTGCGCGACTATGCTTTTTTTCGTGATACGCGCTGCGGCTCAGCGGGTACGAGAGTCTTGGTGGTTGGTGGTGGAAGGTTGGCCGGCGGCCAGTGCAACAACGTAGATGGCACGTCTTCG GAGATAAAAACTGTGGAACTTGTGAAGCCTACTGGTTGGGTTTATCTCTCATTGTCTGGAACTGATCCTCG TGAAACTTTTGTGAACACTTTCATGTTGCAAATTGCTGTTTTGTCAAACCATCTCAATGGAAGGGATACTCATGTCCGGCAGATCAAAGTTTATGGACCTCGACC GAATCCTATTTCACATCAACCATTTCAGTTTACCTCAAGCGAATTCATCACCTACTCTTCTATAAGATGA